A DNA window from Sphaeramia orbicularis chromosome 22, fSphaOr1.1, whole genome shotgun sequence contains the following coding sequences:
- the timm9 gene encoding mitochondrial import inner membrane translocase subunit Tim9 has product MAVQVSESDQIKQFKEFLGTYNKVTENCFMDCVKDFTSRDVKADESSCSESCLQKYLKMTQRISMRFQEYHIQQNEALAAKAGLLGQPR; this is encoded by the exons ATGGCGGTTCAGGTGTCGGAGTCGGACCAGATCAAACAG tttAAGGAGTTCCTGGGGACGTACAACAAAGTGACGGAGAACTGTTTCATGGACTGTGTTAAAGATTTCACCAGCAGAGATGTCAAAGCAGACGAG TCCAGCTGCTCCGAGTCCTGTTTGCAGAAGTACCTGAAGATGACCCAGAGGATCTCCATGAGGTTCCAGGAGTACCACATCCAGCAGAATGAGGCCTTGGCTGCCAAAGCCGGGCTTCTGGGCCAGCCCCGCTGA